From Myxococcus xanthus, a single genomic window includes:
- a CDS encoding helicase has protein sequence MEAARTGGGLFPIGVGHGKTLVDLLLPLVVPGCKVAVLLLPSNLRAQLIEVDWHFYGGHWRLPNLAGGRWFRPGLPVLHVITYEKFSTQEGTDLLTRIRPDLIICDEAHKLKDRKSARTGRFLRYLEQHPETRLVAQSGTLATRTVKDYAHLAEYALRDGSPLPLKQHVVEEWASALDPGTTVAPPGTLLQLVDSAHPLAPLEGENETDRERRRVRDAYRRWRNATPGVVATDESAVGMSLVIRTRDPGKVPDELLAHIQTALGGQRPDGEEFVDELQRVVCARQLASGFFHRWRYPDVQGVPQDPELIVRWFARRQEFNRELRERLKRPAEHLDSPGLLVRAAIRAHQSPPYDGELPTWRAMSWPSWAEMHKHVVHVTEAVWLSDFIVRDAAKWALRKGQPGIVWVEFPELGQRIAKAAGVPFYGGGPEASATIIRESGKRSIVASLRAHGTGKNLTMFSRMLFVNPPADGAAWEQAIGRCHRQGQLADEVEVELYQHTDELVGAFQKARDFARFIEQTEGTPQKICLASYDKGASSSQQ, from the coding sequence TTGGAAGCCGCGCGCACGGGTGGCGGGCTCTTTCCCATCGGCGTGGGGCACGGGAAGACGTTGGTCGACCTCCTGCTGCCGCTCGTCGTGCCCGGGTGCAAGGTCGCCGTCCTACTCCTGCCGTCCAACCTTCGAGCCCAGCTCATCGAGGTCGACTGGCACTTCTACGGCGGGCACTGGCGCTTGCCCAACCTCGCGGGCGGCAGGTGGTTCCGACCTGGCTTGCCCGTCCTCCACGTCATCACCTACGAGAAGTTTTCGACCCAGGAAGGCACTGACCTCCTGACGCGCATCCGGCCCGACCTCATCATCTGCGACGAAGCGCACAAGCTGAAGGACCGGAAGAGCGCCCGCACTGGCCGATTCCTTCGCTACCTGGAGCAGCACCCCGAAACGCGCCTCGTAGCTCAGTCGGGCACGCTGGCGACAAGAACGGTTAAGGACTACGCCCACCTCGCGGAGTACGCGCTGCGTGACGGCAGCCCGCTACCGTTGAAGCAGCACGTCGTCGAGGAATGGGCCTCGGCGCTCGACCCTGGGACTACCGTGGCCCCTCCGGGCACGCTTCTCCAGCTCGTTGACTCGGCACATCCGCTTGCCCCACTTGAAGGGGAGAACGAAACCGACCGTGAGCGCCGACGCGTGCGTGATGCCTATCGTCGGTGGCGCAACGCAACGCCGGGTGTCGTAGCCACGGACGAAAGCGCCGTCGGCATGTCGCTCGTCATTCGCACGCGCGACCCGGGCAAGGTCCCCGACGAACTGCTCGCCCACATTCAGACTGCGCTCGGCGGCCAGCGCCCCGACGGCGAAGAGTTCGTCGACGAGCTGCAACGCGTCGTCTGTGCGCGGCAGCTCGCGAGCGGCTTCTTCCACCGCTGGCGGTACCCCGACGTCCAGGGCGTTCCGCAGGACCCCGAGCTGATCGTTCGGTGGTTCGCGCGTCGGCAGGAGTTCAACCGGGAGCTACGCGAGCGCCTCAAGCGCCCCGCCGAGCATCTCGACTCCCCGGGGCTCCTGGTGCGCGCCGCGATTCGCGCTCACCAGTCCCCGCCCTACGACGGGGAACTGCCGACTTGGCGCGCGATGTCGTGGCCCTCGTGGGCGGAGATGCACAAGCACGTCGTCCACGTCACGGAAGCCGTGTGGCTCTCCGACTTCATTGTGCGTGACGCGGCGAAGTGGGCGCTACGCAAGGGGCAGCCGGGAATCGTCTGGGTTGAGTTCCCGGAGCTTGGCCAGCGCATCGCGAAGGCGGCGGGCGTGCCTTTCTACGGCGGCGGCCCGGAAGCGTCGGCGACCATCATCCGGGAGAGTGGGAAGCGGTCCATCGTCGCTTCACTTCGTGCCCACGGGACGGGCAAGAACCTGACGATGTTCTCGCGAATGCTGTTCGTGAATCCACCGGCCGACGGCGCTGCGTGGGAACAGGCAATCGGCCGGTGCCACCGACAGGGACAGCTCGCCGACGAAGTTGAGGTCGAGCTGTACCAGCATACCGACGAGCTAGTCGGAGCCTTCCAGAAGGCCCGCGATTTCGCCCGGTTCATCGAACAGACGGAGGGCACGCCGCAGAAGATATGTCTTGCAAGCTACGACAAAGGTGCCAGTTCTAGTCAGCAGTAG